Proteins co-encoded in one Acipenser ruthenus unplaced genomic scaffold, fAciRut3.2 maternal haplotype, whole genome shotgun sequence genomic window:
- the LOC117410183 gene encoding lectin-like produces the protein MKSLFLLVLLCSAELISSFADTDFKADTDDKADTYVEADTDVDAHPDVKADTDVVADAEVEVKDWGAYCTTTFPGLCESQSFKHGCTVYTFYSYPRNFTDAEFFCRRRARGGHLASVHSSYINRALTCLTTHCNSVIRVWLGAYELFRSRRFVWTDGSRWNYANWVSSWPRYYSMACVELNWGVRGQWSDHSCNIRKPFVCEHRH, from the exons ATGAAGAGTCTTTTTCTCctggtgctgctctgcagtgctgagctgATCTCCTCTTTTG CTGATACAGATTTTAAAGCTGATACAGATGATAAAGCTGATACATATGTTGAAGCTGATACAGATGTTGACGCTCATCCAGATGTTAAAGCTGATACAGATGTTGTAGCTGATGCAGAAGTGGAAGTCAAGGACTGGGGTGCCTATTGCACCACTACCTTCCCAGGGCTGTGTGAGAGCCAGTCTTTCAAGCATGGGTGCACTGTCTACACCTTCTACAGTTATCCACGCAACTTCACTGATGCTGAG TTCTTCTGTCGTCGACGGGCTCGCGGTGGACACCTGGCTTCTGTTCACAGTAGCTATATCAACCGAGCCCTCACCTGCCTGACCACGCACTGCAACAGCGTGATTCGAGTGTGGCTAGGAGCCTACGAGCTGTTCAGG AGCCGCAGGTTTGTGTGGACTGATGGATCCAGATGGAATTATGCTAACTGGGTTTCCAGCTGGCCAAGGTACTATAGCATGGCATGTGTGGAACTGAACTGGGGAG TGAGGGGACAATGGAGCGACCATTCCTGTAATATAAGGAAGCCCTTTGTGTGTGAACACAGGCACTGA
- the LOC117410172 gene encoding neurocan core protein-like, translating into MKSLFLLVLLCSAELISSFAVPANVEVDADSEAHADCAVHADCAVDADSAAHANCAADADSAAYKNCAADADCEVQADSAVHADCAAHADSAEHADCTPNADCAADVEVKDWGAYCNATFPGLCETQSYSDGCHRYTFHGHAVGFCCAEWHCRARHCGHLASVNNHCTERALVCLSIHCNRAVTAWIGGYRTCRGFRWIDGSCWRYQYWYHGCPSSCGGSCVVLNWGQLGRWCNRPCCERRPFICKGRR; encoded by the exons ATGAAGAGTCTTTTTCTTctggtgctgctctgcagtgctgagctgATCTCCTCTTTTG CTGTTCCTGCAAATGTGGAAGTGGATGCAGATTCTGAAGCGCATGCAGATTGTGCAGTGCATGCAGATTGTGCAGTGGATGCAGATTCTGCAGCGCATGCAAATTGTGCAGCGGATGCAGATTCTGCAGCGTATAAAAATTGTGCAGCGGATGCAGATTGTGAAGTCCAAGCAGATTCTGCAGTGCATGCAGATTGTGCAGCGCATGCAGATTCTGCAGAGCATGCAGATTGTACACCAAATGCAGATTGTGCAGCAGATGTGGAAGTCAAGGACTGGGGTGCCTATTGCAACGCTACCTTCCCAGGGCTGTGTGAGACTCAGTCTTACTCTGATGGATGCCATAGATACACATTCCACGGACATGCCGTTGGCTTCTGTTGTGCTGAG TGGCACTGTCGGGCGAGACACTGTGGCCACCTGGCCTCTGTTAACAATCATTGCACTGAGCGGGCCCTAGTCTGCTTGTCTATTCATTGCAACCGTGCGGTTACAGCGTGGATAGGAGGCTACAGGACATGCAGG GGGTTTCGGTGGATTGACGGCTCCTGCTGGAGATATCAGTACTGGTATCACGGTTGTCCAAGTAGCTGTGGCGGTTCATGTGTGGTACTTAACTGGGGAC AGCTTGGAAGGTGGTGCAATCGTCCGTGCTGTGAACGGCGCCCGTTTATTTGTAAGGGAAGGCGCTAA
- the LOC117410186 gene encoding lectin-like yields MKSLFLLVLLCSAELISSFADRDFKADTYVKADTDVEADTDVEADTYIKADTDVVADADVDVKDWGAYCTTTFPGLCESQSYRHGITVYTFYSMQNNFTDAEFYCRQRARGGHLASVHNSHINQALTCLTTHCNNAVRVWLGAYEMFRSRKFLWTDGSSWDYSNWVSSWPRYYSMACVELNWGVRGQWSDHSCSIRKPFVCEHRH; encoded by the exons ATGAAGAGTCTTTTTCTCctggtgctgctctgcagtgctgagctgATCTCCTCTTTTG CTGATAGAGATTTTAAAGCTGATACATATGTTAAAGCTGATACAGATGTTGAAGCTGATACAGATGTTGAAGCTGATACATATATTAAAGCTGATACAGATGTTGTAGCTGATGCAGATGTGGACGTCAAGGACTGGGGAGCCTATTGCACCACTACCTTCCCAGGGCTGTGTGAGAGCCAGTCTTACAGGCATGGGATCACTGTCTACACCTTCTACAGTATGCAAAACAACTTCACTGACGCTGAG TTCTACTGTCGTCAACGGGCTCGTGGTGGACACCTGGCTTCAGTTCACAACAGCCATATCAACCAAGCCCTCACCTGCCTGACCACGCACTGCAACAACGCGGTTCGAGTGTGGCTAGGAGCCTACGAGATGTTCAGG AGCCGCAAGTTTCTGTGGACTGATGGATCCAGCTGGGATTATTCTAACTGGGTTTCCAGCTGGCCAAGGTACTATAGCATGGCATGTGTGGAACTGAACTGGGGAG TGAGGGGACAATGGAGCGACCATTCCTGTAGTATAAGGAAGCCCTTTGTGTGTGAACACAGGCACTGA